GGTGCAGTCAGTCCGCCAGCTCGGCATCAAACCGACAGCCCGGCTCTACGGCACCAGCCCGCAGACGGTGCGCAAGTGGTTGCGTCGCTTCGAGGCGGGCAAGCGCGCCGCCCTGGCCGATCGCTCCCATGCGCCCCATAGTTGCCCCCACCAGACCCCGGCCGCCGTTGAAGCGCAGATCATCGAGGCGCGTGAGCGCT
The Armatimonadota bacterium genome window above contains:
- a CDS encoding helix-turn-helix domain-containing protein produces the protein MIRQVKDKYDLRLRLVQSVRQLGIKPTARLYGTSPQTVRKWLRRFEAGKRAALADRSHAPHSCPHQTPAAVEAQIIEARER